A genome region from Panicum virgatum strain AP13 chromosome 4K, P.virgatum_v5, whole genome shotgun sequence includes the following:
- the LOC120704814 gene encoding heat stress transcription factor C-2b-like — protein MMVEDPGTNGVIGWGRGNNSFVVADPFVFSQTLLPAHFKHNNFSSFVRQLNTYGFRKVDPDRWEFAHASFLRGQTHLMRNIVRRGSSAAAGGGGGGGGKRKDAGSAEPSADDMAMVATEVVRLKQEQRTIDDRVASMWRRVQETERRPKQMLAFLLKVVGDRDRLHRLVGDAAAPDAAAGEAAAAAAAEGGEKRARLLLDGDGGIGSFGPDALDFAGFYSGGGALGDAAVDAGGGSFAFGVDAGY, from the exons ATGATGGTGGAGGACCCCGGGACGAACGGGGTCATCGGCTGGGGCCGGGGGAACAACAGCTTCGTCGTCGCCGACCCCTTCGTCTTCTCGCAGACGCTGCTGCCCGCGCACTTCAAGCACAACAACTTCTCCAGCTTCGTGCGCCAGCTCAACACCTAT GGTTTCCGCAAGGTTGATCCGGACCGGTGGGAGTTCGCGCACGCGTCGTTCCTGCGCGGCCAGACGCACCTCATGCGCAACATCGTCcgccgcggcagcagcgccgccgcgggaggaggcggcggcggcggcggcaagaggAAGGACGCCGGCTCCGCGGAGCCCTCCGCGGACGACATGGCCATGGTGGCCACGGAGGTGGTGCGCCTCAAGCAGGAGCAGCGCACCATCGACGACCGGGTGGCCTCCATGTGGCGCCGCGTGCAGGAGACCGAGCGCCGGCCCAAGCAGATGCTCGCCTTCCTCCTCAAGGTCGTCGGCGACCGCGACAGGCTGCACCGCCTcgtcggcgacgccgccgcgccggacgctgccgccggcgaggcggccgccgccgccgccgcggagggcggcgagaAGCGGGCCAGGCTGCtcctcgacggcgacggcggcatcgGGTCCTTCGGCCCTGACGCCCTCGACTTCGCCGGGTtctacagcggcggcggcgcgctcggcgacgccgccgttgatgccggcggcggctcgttCGCGTTCGGCGTCGACGCGGGGTACTGA